From the genome of Sulfurovum sp. NBC37-1, one region includes:
- a CDS encoding acyl-CoA thioesterase has protein sequence MKIYKYQFKVQSGDIDFNGHVNNVTYLEWMIDAATKHSASVGYGYEKCLELGGTWVAKSHAIEYKKPAFENDKLQMKTWIKDIGKLMSTRRYELTRPSDGALICEGKTEWVFVDSKKMRPMKIPQEIIEGFENY, from the coding sequence GTGAAAATCTACAAATACCAATTTAAAGTACAATCGGGTGACATAGACTTCAACGGTCATGTTAACAACGTTACCTATCTCGAATGGATGATAGACGCTGCTACAAAACACTCTGCCTCTGTCGGTTACGGATACGAAAAATGTCTGGAACTCGGCGGCACATGGGTCGCGAAATCCCATGCTATTGAATACAAAAAACCCGCTTTTGAAAACGACAAATTGCAGATGAAGACGTGGATAAAAGATATAGGGAAGCTCATGTCAACCCGTCGCTATGAACTGACGCGTCCGAGTGACGGTGCGCTAATCTGCGAGGGAAAGACTGAGTGGGTCTTTGTGGACAGTAAAAAAATGCGGCCCATGAAGATCCCGCAGGAGATCATTGAGGGGTTTGAAAACTACTAA
- a CDS encoding NFACT RNA binding domain-containing protein — translation MKLYELKAIAERLNDFGYISRARRIEDNTLELVFDKADSYFFNMTRGHSFVYKAPSQRPLQGYNAPFDTLLHSLLSGSRLLKVEVPNDDRILRFTIAPKSSYKDKIIYLQLEFTGKNTNAILLDENEVIIEALRHIDADSSFRVIRPGVELLPIPPHERKEESRHIENIDTCLEEKFREVQAKKLSEMKKQKLASVSKKIKKLSQLLAKLPDEKKLKEEEKKQKVYGNLVLANLYQIKPYDSKLKTYDFEGNEITIPLPKNVKVNRMSDHFFNLSKRAKSKAKNIHIEKENLESKKTFYENIRYALEQAKEPYELELLVPKRGKSQRKKEKLKEGELFWIEDYKVMVGRNSNENQKLLSMAKGNDIWMHTREIPGSHVIIRTDKQNLPDSVLQAAAKLCVDFSTDQPGNYLVDYTKRKFVKIQEGSHVEYDKYQTIAVLKEGVEIRI, via the coding sequence ATGAAACTCTATGAACTCAAAGCCATCGCAGAACGTCTGAACGATTTTGGCTACATCTCCCGTGCAAGACGCATCGAGGACAATACGCTCGAGCTTGTATTTGACAAAGCTGACAGCTACTTCTTCAACATGACCAGAGGCCACAGCTTCGTTTATAAAGCCCCAAGCCAACGACCTTTGCAGGGTTACAATGCTCCTTTTGACACCCTGCTTCATTCTCTGCTCAGCGGAAGCAGACTTCTGAAGGTGGAGGTGCCAAACGATGACCGCATCCTGCGTTTCACCATTGCGCCAAAAAGTTCCTACAAAGACAAGATTATTTACCTCCAGCTCGAATTTACAGGGAAGAACACCAACGCCATTCTTCTTGATGAGAATGAGGTGATCATCGAAGCGCTCAGGCATATCGATGCAGACAGTTCGTTCAGGGTGATCCGTCCGGGGGTAGAACTGCTTCCCATCCCGCCGCATGAACGTAAAGAAGAGAGCAGACATATAGAAAATATCGACACCTGTCTCGAAGAAAAATTCAGAGAGGTACAGGCAAAAAAACTCTCCGAGATGAAGAAACAGAAACTCGCTTCCGTTTCCAAGAAGATCAAAAAGCTCTCGCAGCTTCTGGCAAAACTCCCCGACGAGAAGAAGCTTAAAGAAGAAGAGAAGAAACAGAAAGTGTACGGCAATCTTGTCCTTGCGAACCTCTATCAGATCAAACCCTATGACAGCAAACTGAAAACCTACGACTTTGAAGGCAATGAAATCACTATCCCTCTTCCCAAGAATGTTAAGGTCAACAGAATGAGCGATCATTTTTTCAACCTCTCGAAACGTGCCAAAAGCAAGGCAAAGAACATTCACATAGAAAAAGAGAACCTGGAGAGCAAAAAAACCTTTTACGAGAACATCCGTTATGCACTTGAACAGGCAAAAGAACCCTATGAGCTTGAACTGCTGGTTCCCAAAAGAGGAAAATCCCAGCGTAAGAAAGAGAAACTCAAAGAGGGGGAACTCTTCTGGATAGAGGACTACAAGGTAATGGTGGGGCGCAACAGCAACGAGAACCAGAAGCTCCTCTCCATGGCCAAAGGGAACGATATATGGATGCATACCCGGGAGATCCCCGGCTCCCATGTCATCATCCGTACTGACAAACAAAACCTTCCCGATTCCGTACTGCAGGCAGCTGCCAAACTCTGCGTGGACTTCTCTACCGATCAGCCGGGCAACTATCTGGTCGACTACACCAAACGGAAGTTCGTCAAGATCCAGGAGGGAAGCCATGTCGAGTATGACAAATACCAGACCATAGCTGTACTCAAAGAGGGTGTGGAGATACGTATATAG
- a CDS encoding nucleotidyltransferase family protein, whose product MLTKDKILATLHEYKEEHKEQYGIEQIGIFGSYAREKATEQSDVDVFISLKHSNLFLLSRIRIELEELLGVPTDIVQLRERMNSYLKKQIEQEAISA is encoded by the coding sequence ATGTTAACAAAAGATAAGATCCTTGCGACTCTTCATGAGTATAAAGAAGAACACAAAGAACAGTATGGCATAGAACAGATCGGTATCTTTGGTTCTTATGCCAGAGAAAAAGCCACTGAGCAAAGTGATGTCGATGTTTTTATCTCCTTAAAGCACTCCAATCTTTTTTTACTTTCCCGTATCCGTATAGAGCTCGAAGAGCTTCTGGGGGTGCCAACTGATATTGTTCAGCTACGAGAGAGGATGAACAGCTATTTGAAAAAACAGATAGAACAAGAGGCAATTAGTGCCTAG
- a CDS encoding secondary thiamine-phosphate synthase enzyme YjbQ: MTTKQYALTLPPLGRGMHLITEKINDLLDGSIHTGLAHIFLQHTSASLCINENVDPTVRSDAEIFLNDLVPEDYPKFRHTYEGADDMPAHLKNMLLGTSLTVPVTHARLALGTWQGIYLFEHREYTSGRTIIITLQGE, encoded by the coding sequence ATGACCACTAAACAATATGCACTCACCCTTCCGCCTTTAGGCAGGGGGATGCATCTGATCACAGAGAAGATCAATGACCTGTTGGACGGGTCCATCCATACTGGACTTGCACATATTTTTCTACAGCATACTTCTGCCAGTCTTTGTATTAATGAAAATGTAGACCCCACGGTACGCAGTGATGCGGAGATCTTTCTGAACGACCTTGTTCCTGAAGACTATCCCAAATTCCGCCATACGTATGAGGGAGCTGACGATATGCCGGCGCATTTGAAAAATATGCTTCTTGGTACTTCACTGACCGTTCCTGTCACTCATGCCAGGCTTGCTTTGGGAACATGGCAGGGAATCTATCTGTTTGAGCACAGAGAATACACCTCGGGAAGAACCATTATTATCACACTACAAGGAGAGTAA
- a CDS encoding D-2-hydroxyacid dehydrogenase, protein MKKQIVILDTETLGGDLDLSVLKRFGDVTGYTTTTTDETLDRIQKAHIVISNKVVLTEEMMQQCPVLELICIAATGMNNVDLEAAEKLGIVVKNVSGYSTHSVVQHTFAILFYLLEHLKYYDNVVQSSLWTISGLFTDVSRPFHEISGKKWGIIGMGTIGQEIAKVATAFGAHVSYYSTSGENSDQPYIQQPLDLLLSTSDIISIHAPLTDKTYGLINETNLPLLKEKAILLNLGRGGIINETDLAYELDRREIYAGLDVLEKEPVEADNRLMQISHKERLLITPHIAWTSIEAREKLLEGIVENIKQFLKATPV, encoded by the coding sequence ATGAAAAAACAGATCGTTATACTGGATACTGAAACATTAGGAGGGGATCTTGATCTCAGCGTGTTGAAACGATTCGGAGATGTGACAGGTTACACGACAACCACTACCGATGAGACACTTGACCGTATTCAGAAGGCACATATCGTCATCAGCAACAAAGTAGTACTCACGGAAGAGATGATGCAGCAGTGTCCCGTACTGGAACTCATCTGCATCGCTGCAACAGGTATGAACAATGTCGATCTGGAAGCTGCAGAAAAGCTGGGCATTGTGGTAAAAAATGTCTCCGGTTATTCAACACACTCTGTTGTTCAGCACACCTTTGCCATACTCTTTTACCTCCTTGAACATCTCAAATATTATGACAATGTCGTACAGAGCAGTCTTTGGACGATATCTGGTCTCTTTACCGATGTTTCACGTCCCTTCCATGAAATTTCCGGCAAAAAATGGGGGATCATCGGCATGGGTACGATCGGACAGGAGATAGCAAAAGTTGCTACCGCTTTCGGTGCGCATGTAAGCTACTACTCTACCAGTGGTGAGAACAGCGATCAGCCCTACATCCAGCAACCGCTTGATCTCCTTCTCTCTACCAGTGACATCATCTCTATCCATGCGCCGCTTACCGACAAGACTTACGGGCTCATCAACGAAACCAATCTCCCTCTGCTGAAAGAAAAAGCCATTTTGCTGAACCTCGGAAGAGGCGGCATCATTAACGAGACCGATCTGGCCTACGAACTGGACAGAAGAGAGATCTATGCGGGCCTCGATGTCCTTGAAAAAGAGCCGGTCGAAGCAGACAACAGACTCATGCAGATCTCACACAAAGAGAGACTGCTTATCACCCCGCATATTGCCTGGACGAGTATTGAAGCAAGAGAAAAACTGCTTGAGGGAATCGTGGAGAATATCAAACAATTTTTGAAAGCGACACCTGTATGA
- the leuC gene encoding 3-isopropylmalate dehydratase large subunit, with protein sequence MGQTITEKIFSEHAGKKVHAGEIVRVDIDMIIGNDITTPISIRAFEESGAEKLARPDNFSIVMDHYIPAKDIASANQAKISREFAYKHDLKYFFDEKDMGIEHALLPEKGLVIPGDVIIGADSHTCTHGALGAFSTGMGSTDLAFGMITGGNWFKVPETIKVVLTGKSGEHIYGKDIILELIRILGVDGALYKALEFTGDAIQHLAMDDRFSMCNMAIEAGAKSGIIAVDNITEAYLIERAEANGGLRSEPKIHYSDEDATYCQVVTIDVENLSPVIAYPFLPSNGKPVEQAVKDDLKIDQVMIGSCTNGRIEDLRIAAEIMKGKRVAKHTRMIVTPATQKILMQAQHEGLMDILIEAGAVVSNPTCGACLGGYMGILGDGERCVATTNRNFVGRMGARTSEIYLANSAVAAASAIAGKIVDPREI encoded by the coding sequence ATGGGACAAACAATTACAGAAAAGATCTTCTCTGAACATGCCGGTAAAAAGGTACATGCAGGAGAGATCGTCAGGGTCGATATCGATATGATCATCGGTAACGACATTACAACACCTATTTCGATTCGCGCATTTGAAGAGAGCGGTGCGGAAAAGCTTGCCAGACCGGACAATTTCTCTATCGTGATGGATCACTATATTCCGGCAAAAGATATCGCTTCGGCGAACCAGGCAAAGATCTCAAGAGAATTTGCCTACAAGCATGACCTCAAATACTTTTTTGATGAGAAAGACATGGGGATCGAGCATGCTTTGCTTCCCGAAAAAGGTTTGGTGATCCCCGGTGATGTCATCATCGGTGCGGACAGCCACACCTGTACCCATGGAGCACTGGGCGCGTTCTCGACAGGTATGGGAAGTACGGACCTTGCTTTTGGTATGATCACCGGCGGCAACTGGTTCAAAGTACCCGAGACAATTAAAGTCGTACTTACGGGTAAATCTGGCGAGCACATTTATGGGAAAGATATCATTCTAGAACTGATCCGCATCCTCGGGGTTGACGGCGCGCTTTATAAAGCCCTTGAGTTCACGGGAGATGCCATACAGCACCTTGCGATGGATGACAGATTCTCTATGTGCAACATGGCCATCGAAGCCGGTGCAAAGTCGGGCATCATCGCAGTGGACAACATTACCGAAGCCTATCTCATTGAAAGAGCCGAAGCAAACGGGGGATTGAGATCAGAGCCGAAGATCCACTACTCTGATGAGGACGCAACGTACTGCCAGGTCGTGACGATCGATGTGGAGAACCTCTCTCCCGTGATCGCCTATCCGTTCCTGCCAAGCAACGGAAAGCCGGTAGAACAGGCGGTAAAAGATGACCTGAAGATCGACCAGGTGATGATCGGTTCCTGTACGAACGGTCGTATCGAAGACCTCCGTATCGCTGCGGAGATCATGAAAGGCAAGCGGGTCGCCAAACATACACGTATGATCGTCACGCCTGCCACACAGAAGATCCTGATGCAGGCACAGCATGAAGGCCTGATGGACATTCTCATAGAAGCGGGTGCTGTGGTTTCCAACCCTACCTGTGGTGCCTGCCTTGGAGGATACATGGGTATTTTGGGTGACGGCGAGCGTTGTGTGGCAACGACCAACCGTAACTTTGTGGGACGTATGGGTGCCAGAACATCGGAGATCTACCTGGCGAACTCGGCAGTCGCGGCAGCGAGTGCTATTGCCGGCAAGATCGTTGATCCGAGAGAGATCTAA
- the rpsU gene encoding 30S ribosomal protein S21 — protein sequence MPGIKLTPRDSFDDAYRKFKRQSDRNLIVTEARARQHYETKTEKRKKEKIATRKKILKKLFMLRRYESRL from the coding sequence ATGCCAGGAATTAAACTTACACCACGTGACTCTTTTGATGATGCTTATAGAAAATTCAAAAGACAAAGTGACAGAAACCTTATCGTAACTGAGGCGAGAGCCAGACAGCACTACGAAACTAAGACTGAAAAGAGAAAGAAAGAGAAGATTGCTACTCGCAAGAAGATCCTTAAGAAACTCTTCATGCTTAGAAGATACGAGAGCAGACTGTAA
- a CDS encoding HepT-like ribonuclease domain-containing protein gives MPSTPLVKEIILQVENAITTIKYRFEPVNSVDDFLDTPQGQEKLDSLCMLFIAIGESLKNIDKLTDKQLLQRYDHIDWKAIKGMRDILSHHYFDMNAEAVFNVCNEELDSLHQTIQSMIEEL, from the coding sequence GTGCCTAGTACTCCTTTGGTCAAAGAGATCATTCTTCAGGTGGAAAATGCTATTACTACTATAAAATATCGTTTTGAACCGGTCAACTCTGTCGATGATTTTTTAGATACACCCCAGGGACAGGAAAAGCTTGACAGCCTTTGTATGCTTTTTATAGCTATAGGTGAGAGTTTGAAAAATATTGATAAACTGACAGATAAACAATTATTGCAACGCTACGATCATATCGACTGGAAAGCCATCAAAGGAATGCGTGATATTCTTTCCCATCACTATTTTGACATGAATGCAGAAGCTGTGTTCAACGTGTGCAATGAAGAGTTGGATAGTCTTCATCAAACCATTCAGTCAATGATAGAAGAATTGTGA
- a CDS encoding bifunctional ADP-dependent NAD(P)H-hydrate dehydratase/NAD(P)H-hydrate epimerase produces the protein MQPVFKSCYAMDKKCYEELHLTEDILMEHAALGMARYIWQKFPKYQDGDNAKTIKTVLIVAGPGNNGADGIALARLLFGSYKIKLYMPFGQKTDMAKKQFQRVESLNIDIVEEVDEADIIVDALYGAGLNRDINDETRMILVKMQMIGAYRIACDMPTGLDIDGIPSPQAFFADVTITMGAYKEALYSDYAKEYVGDIVRVDLGVHYYRYIEGSQKSAKLLEKKDLSLPTRDFMKTTHKGSFGHAAVFCGEKEGAGIIAGMAASRFGAGLTTLVVHEKVSPPPSLMHSTVVPETASAVAIGMGLGEHFEQEFLQQYLIDSHLPVVLDADSFHHSEILSILKQKERDIVVTPHPKEFSAMWEHLTGECLSVEEIQKNRFETVRRFNARYPHVTLLLKGANMLIMQEERLCINPMGNAKLSKGGSGDVLSGLIVSLLAQGYPGIEAAIQGSLALVLSAGKYEGASYAMLPTDIIEGLPLLEGS, from the coding sequence ATGCAACCAGTATTTAAATCTTGCTATGCGATGGATAAAAAGTGTTATGAAGAACTTCATTTAACAGAAGATATTCTTATGGAGCATGCAGCATTAGGTATGGCACGGTATATATGGCAGAAGTTCCCAAAATATCAAGACGGTGATAATGCAAAAACAATTAAAACAGTTTTGATTGTTGCAGGTCCAGGAAATAATGGGGCTGATGGCATTGCATTGGCACGGCTTTTATTTGGTTCCTATAAAATAAAGCTCTATATGCCTTTTGGGCAAAAGACAGACATGGCAAAAAAACAATTTCAACGAGTAGAGAGTTTAAATATTGATATTGTAGAAGAGGTAGATGAGGCTGATATTATCGTAGATGCACTGTATGGAGCAGGATTAAATAGAGATATAAACGATGAAACCAGAATGATTTTAGTTAAAATGCAAATGATAGGTGCCTATAGAATAGCTTGTGACATGCCAACAGGATTAGATATAGATGGTATTCCTTCTCCACAAGCTTTTTTTGCAGATGTAACGATTACAATGGGGGCATATAAAGAGGCACTCTATAGTGATTATGCCAAAGAGTATGTAGGTGATATTGTAAGAGTTGATTTGGGGGTACATTATTATAGGTATATTGAAGGAAGTCAAAAAAGTGCAAAGCTTCTAGAAAAAAAAGATCTTTCTTTACCTACTAGAGATTTTATGAAGACAACACACAAAGGCAGTTTCGGCCATGCAGCCGTTTTTTGCGGAGAGAAAGAGGGGGCAGGGATTATTGCAGGCATGGCAGCAAGTAGATTTGGGGCGGGATTGACAACACTTGTGGTGCATGAAAAAGTCTCGCCACCTCCCTCCCTGATGCATTCGACCGTTGTGCCTGAAACGGCTTCTGCGGTAGCCATAGGTATGGGGCTGGGAGAGCATTTCGAACAGGAGTTCCTTCAGCAGTATCTCATTGACAGCCATCTTCCTGTCGTTCTAGATGCGGACAGCTTCCATCATAGCGAGATACTGTCGATCCTCAAGCAGAAAGAGAGGGATATCGTCGTAACGCCGCATCCCAAAGAGTTCTCCGCCATGTGGGAGCATCTGACGGGAGAGTGTCTCAGTGTGGAGGAGATACAGAAGAACCGTTTTGAAACCGTACGCAGGTTCAATGCCCGCTATCCGCATGTAACGCTTCTCCTCAAGGGGGCGAATATGCTGATCATGCAGGAGGAGCGACTCTGCATCAACCCTATGGGTAATGCAAAACTGAGTAAAGGCGGCAGCGGGGATGTTCTCTCCGGTCTCATCGTTTCGCTCCTCGCCCAGGGGTATCCTGGGATTGAAGCTGCCATACAGGGTTCTCTGGCCCTGGTACTCTCTGCCGGAAAGTATGAGGGGGCTTCCTATGCCATGCTGCCAACAGATATCATTGAGGGGCTCCCTCTTTTGGAAGGCTCATAA
- a CDS encoding succinate dehydrogenase/fumarate reductase iron-sulfur subunit: MIISILRSETNTHQNYRLPAGEIPLLSALVYIKETQDATLTFSAGCRASVCGTCAVRVNRREELACSYKVKPGDVIEPLQYHSVLRDLKVDKNKAQETLKKATTWLQKFQEAPLTHEDEKRTEKQTDCILCDSCYSACPVFAVNPDFLGPFALTRAYRYSEDKREGDAKTIIDNVQTNGVWDCTLCGECTAVCPKGIDPKMDITMLRGTSLQHGHQDPSFASQNFGGPDFGGGGFGFDPNGGF; this comes from the coding sequence ATGATCATTTCCATCCTGCGAAGCGAAACAAATACCCATCAGAACTACAGGCTTCCCGCCGGTGAGATCCCTCTTCTGAGTGCCCTGGTCTACATCAAGGAGACCCAGGATGCCACGCTGACCTTTTCTGCAGGATGCCGTGCGTCCGTTTGCGGCACCTGTGCGGTACGAGTGAATAGAAGAGAAGAGCTCGCCTGCTCCTATAAGGTCAAACCCGGAGATGTCATTGAACCCCTGCAGTACCACTCCGTACTGCGCGATCTCAAAGTAGACAAGAACAAAGCCCAAGAGACACTCAAAAAAGCAACCACTTGGCTGCAGAAATTTCAGGAAGCCCCACTTACACATGAAGATGAAAAGCGCACAGAGAAACAAACAGACTGTATCCTCTGCGACTCCTGCTACTCTGCCTGCCCCGTCTTTGCAGTCAATCCTGACTTTTTAGGCCCCTTTGCCCTCACACGTGCCTACCGCTACAGTGAAGACAAACGCGAAGGCGATGCTAAAACCATCATAGACAATGTGCAGACCAACGGTGTGTGGGATTGTACGTTATGTGGGGAATGTACGGCTGTCTGCCCCAAAGGCATTGACCCCAAAATGGACATCACCATGCTCCGTGGCACTTCACTGCAGCACGGGCACCAGGACCCGTCATTTGCTTCGCAAAATTTCGGTGGACCTGATTTTGGAGGCGGAGGATTTGGGTTTGATCCGAATGGCGGATTTTAA
- the purT gene encoding formate-dependent phosphoribosylglycinamide formyltransferase, with protein sequence MTFTAPLQKDAIRIMLLGSGELGKEVAIEAQRLGIEVIAVDKYENAPAHLVANRSYAIDMQDKSAVLELIEKEQPSYILPEVEAISISALFEAEKRGFHVIPNAEAVNKTMNRKNIRVFAAETLDLKTSGYEFVTTLDGLKAAGERIGFPCVIKPVMSSSGHGQSIAKTANDIERSWEIAKEARGDASELIVEEFVPFDYEITLLTVRNETGTTFCEPIGHVQKDGDFILSWQPMQMSPEALKKAQEIAKAVTDGLGGRGIFGVEFFVKDEEVYFSELSPRPHDTGMVTLITQSQSEFALHVRAVLGLPLDFTFYGAGACGAYKAKNESHNPVLEIPDDAFTKDSFVRVFGKPESHVGRRMAVSLVLDEVKEAKRRATEIVETIDDH encoded by the coding sequence ATGACATTTACAGCCCCTCTCCAAAAAGACGCTATCAGGATCATGCTGCTTGGTTCAGGTGAACTGGGCAAAGAGGTCGCCATCGAGGCGCAGAGACTCGGTATCGAAGTAATCGCTGTCGACAAATATGAAAATGCACCGGCACATCTGGTGGCCAACCGTTCTTATGCTATAGATATGCAGGATAAATCTGCCGTACTTGAACTCATTGAAAAAGAGCAGCCCAGCTACATCCTTCCTGAAGTGGAAGCAATCTCCATCTCCGCGTTGTTCGAAGCGGAGAAAAGAGGTTTTCACGTCATTCCCAATGCCGAAGCGGTCAACAAAACGATGAACAGAAAGAATATCCGTGTCTTTGCCGCCGAAACGCTTGACCTGAAGACCAGCGGCTATGAGTTCGTCACGACTCTGGACGGACTGAAGGCAGCCGGTGAACGTATCGGTTTTCCCTGTGTCATCAAGCCTGTCATGAGTTCATCAGGGCATGGACAGAGTATCGCCAAGACAGCGAATGACATAGAAAGATCCTGGGAGATCGCCAAAGAGGCTCGCGGGGATGCAAGTGAACTGATCGTGGAAGAGTTCGTTCCTTTTGATTACGAGATCACCCTTTTGACTGTGCGCAATGAAACAGGGACCACATTCTGTGAACCTATCGGCCATGTGCAGAAAGACGGTGACTTTATCCTCTCCTGGCAGCCGATGCAGATGTCTCCCGAAGCACTCAAAAAAGCACAGGAGATCGCCAAAGCAGTCACGGACGGCCTGGGAGGACGCGGGATTTTCGGTGTGGAATTCTTCGTGAAAGATGAAGAGGTCTACTTCTCCGAACTCAGCCCACGCCCGCACGATACAGGGATGGTCACGCTGATCACGCAAAGCCAGAGTGAATTCGCGCTGCATGTCAGAGCTGTTCTGGGTCTGCCGCTTGACTTCACCTTCTACGGTGCAGGTGCCTGCGGTGCCTACAAAGCCAAGAACGAGAGCCACAACCCGGTACTCGAGATCCCTGATGATGCCTTTACAAAAGACAGTTTTGTAAGGGTATTCGGGAAACCGGAATCCCATGTGGGAAGACGTATGGCTGTCAGTCTGGTACTCGATGAAGTCAAGGAAGCCAAGCGCAGAGCAACAGAGATCGTCGAAACGATAGATGACCACTAA
- a CDS encoding FAD-dependent oxidoreductase — MIDVLVIGSGGTGLSAALAAKEAGASVLVIGKMYPTNSQTSMAQGGMNAALGNVNEDHISLHIQDTIKSAHGLCNEDMVRQMCGDAPKTIEWLETIGVPFSRIDASGAVGGQHPTVGTIAQRQMGGASAKRACYAQDYTGLKILHTLYDTCLKEGIEFLDEHYLLNLIVPKDTVKGATFLDIRTGEVKQIDAKSIVMATGGYGSIYHGFTTNMYGATGDGIAAVLRAGGAVSDMEFIQFHPTALKHSCILISESARGEGGYLVNEAGERFVDELKPRDEVARAIFAQMKEGQRVFLDVRHLGEAKLMELLPQEVELCKIHEHVDPAKELIPIKPVAHYSMGGIDVDHALEVNGIKGCFAAGECSNAKVHGANRLGGNSLLEITAFGRFAGENAYKHTIYASSKPADDIQKTKDKTEIESLFSKEEEESFYSYRELLGELFYEKVGIVRENGQLNESLEEVIAMQVAQKKMGIADKSRSNNQNLIEFLEFKNALLLAPTIISAAIARDESRGAHYKVGFEEENEAFRKHVVLQWKKESV; from the coding sequence ATGATAGATGTATTGGTCATCGGTTCGGGCGGCACTGGTCTCTCTGCTGCACTTGCAGCCAAGGAAGCGGGAGCTTCCGTACTGGTCATAGGCAAAATGTACCCAACAAACTCCCAAACTTCCATGGCCCAGGGAGGTATGAATGCCGCACTTGGCAATGTCAATGAAGACCACATTTCCCTGCATATACAGGATACGATCAAATCTGCCCACGGGCTCTGTAATGAAGATATGGTACGCCAGATGTGCGGTGATGCTCCAAAGACCATTGAATGGCTTGAAACAATCGGAGTACCCTTCTCCCGTATTGATGCAAGTGGTGCCGTCGGGGGACAGCACCCTACCGTTGGTACGATCGCGCAAAGACAGATGGGCGGGGCTTCAGCCAAACGTGCCTGCTATGCACAGGACTATACCGGCCTGAAGATTCTTCATACGCTTTATGATACCTGTCTAAAAGAGGGTATTGAATTTCTCGATGAACACTATCTGCTTAACCTCATCGTTCCAAAAGATACAGTAAAAGGAGCCACTTTCCTCGATATCCGTACAGGAGAGGTCAAACAGATCGATGCCAAATCCATCGTAATGGCAACGGGCGGATATGGAAGCATTTACCACGGCTTTACGACCAATATGTATGGGGCGACCGGTGACGGGATCGCAGCGGTACTTCGTGCCGGAGGGGCAGTGAGCGACATGGAATTCATACAGTTCCACCCCACCGCGCTCAAGCACTCCTGCATCCTCATCTCGGAAAGTGCCAGAGGTGAAGGCGGCTATCTTGTCAATGAAGCCGGCGAACGTTTCGTCGATGAGCTCAAACCGCGCGATGAAGTGGCACGGGCGATCTTCGCACAGATGAAAGAGGGCCAAAGGGTCTTTCTCGATGTGCGCCACCTCGGAGAAGCCAAGCTGATGGAGCTGCTTCCACAGGAGGTGGAACTCTGCAAGATACACGAGCATGTCGACCCGGCCAAGGAGCTCATCCCCATCAAGCCGGTCGCACATTACTCCATGGGCGGGATCGATGTCGATCATGCACTGGAAGTAAATGGGATCAAAGGGTGTTTTGCGGCGGGAGAATGCTCCAATGCCAAGGTACACGGCGCAAACCGTCTTGGCGGAAATTCCCTGCTCGAAATTACCGCTTTCGGACGCTTTGCGGGGGAAAATGCCTACAAGCACACTATCTATGCCAGCTCCAAGCCTGCAGATGATATACAGAAGACGAAAGACAAAACAGAGATCGAATCACTTTTTTCAAAAGAGGAGGAAGAAAGTTTCTACAGCTACCGGGAGCTCCTCGGAGAACTCTTCTATGAAAAAGTGGGGATCGTCAGGGAAAATGGTCAGCTAAACGAATCTCTCGAAGAGGTCATCGCCATGCAGGTCGCACAGAAAAAGATGGGCATCGCCGACAAAAGCAGAAGCAACAACCAGAACCTCATCGAATTCCTCGAGTTCAAAAATGCCCTGCTTCTGGCACCCACCATCATCTCTGCAGCTATCGCCAGAGATGAAAGTCGTGGGGCCCACTATAAAGTCGGGTTTGAAGAAGAAAATGAAGCATTTAGAAAACATGTTGTATTGCAATGGAAGAAGGAGTCAGTATGA